One window of Desulfobacca acetoxidans DSM 11109 genomic DNA carries:
- the nuoF gene encoding NADH-quinone oxidoreductase subunit NuoF, producing the protein MSAHCHSHSTPAPEITPEQWNAIDSIIESYRNVPGNLMPVLQAVQEEIGCLPPAVQDRIATGLNIPGSDVFGVMSFYSMYTWRPKGKYVIRFCESPPCHIQGADNLLEFTQAELGVPLKHTTKDGLFTLETTACLGVCEVAPAMQINEVVHGNLTKDKIRQILADYRAGKAPDYKKLPYSTNAFRSYKQAPGELILLENVGVIDPEKIDDYLAKGGYQALKQALTGMTPEKIVEEVKASGLRGRGGAGFPTGLKWSFTRPLDVPQKYIICNLDEGEPGTIKDRYIVEGDPHKLLEGMAIAGFAVGADKGYIYCRGEYYLCKHRLATAIAQARAKGYLGENLFGRGFSFDIEVRSGFGCYICGEETALIESIEGKRGYPRSKPPFPGVAGLWQKPTIVNNVETLAAIPAIITRGGEWYKSLGTADTTGTKIYQIIGHVRTPQIVEVPAGITLRELIDTYGGGMRDGGKFKMCQTGGASAGIVGPEALDVPVDFGMAKVGGALGSGTMLVMDESVCAVDFARSVAVFFAHESCGQCTPCREGTRQLLQTLTRIWEGKGQPGDLDFLERLGKTMMDASFCPLGQTAPAPLFSLLKRFRQEFEDHIAGKCTHGVCKM; encoded by the coding sequence ATGTCTGCACACTGCCATTCGCACAGCACTCCGGCCCCGGAGATCACCCCGGAGCAGTGGAACGCCATCGACAGCATCATTGAGTCGTATCGGAATGTCCCCGGCAACCTGATGCCGGTCCTCCAGGCGGTTCAGGAAGAGATCGGCTGTCTGCCGCCGGCGGTCCAGGACCGCATCGCCACCGGCCTCAACATCCCCGGCAGCGATGTCTTTGGGGTCATGAGCTTCTATTCCATGTATACCTGGCGGCCCAAGGGGAAGTACGTCATCCGCTTCTGCGAATCACCTCCCTGCCACATCCAGGGGGCCGACAACCTGCTGGAATTCACCCAGGCCGAGTTGGGTGTGCCGCTCAAGCACACCACCAAGGACGGCCTCTTCACCTTGGAGACCACCGCCTGCCTGGGGGTCTGCGAAGTGGCCCCGGCCATGCAGATCAACGAGGTGGTGCACGGCAACCTCACCAAGGACAAGATCAGGCAGATCCTGGCCGACTACCGGGCCGGGAAGGCCCCGGACTATAAAAAACTGCCCTACAGCACCAACGCCTTCCGCAGCTACAAACAGGCCCCGGGAGAATTGATCCTCCTGGAGAACGTCGGGGTCATCGATCCCGAGAAGATCGACGACTACCTGGCCAAGGGCGGCTACCAGGCCCTGAAACAGGCGCTCACCGGCATGACCCCGGAAAAGATCGTGGAAGAGGTCAAGGCCTCCGGCCTGCGGGGCCGGGGCGGGGCGGGTTTCCCCACCGGACTGAAGTGGTCCTTTACCCGGCCCCTGGACGTTCCCCAGAAATACATCATCTGCAACCTGGATGAGGGCGAGCCGGGCACCATCAAAGACCGCTACATCGTCGAAGGCGACCCCCACAAGCTCTTGGAGGGCATGGCCATCGCCGGGTTCGCAGTGGGGGCCGACAAGGGCTATATCTACTGCCGGGGGGAGTACTACCTCTGTAAACACCGGCTGGCTACGGCCATTGCGCAGGCAAGGGCTAAGGGATATCTCGGAGAAAACCTCTTCGGCCGCGGCTTCTCCTTCGACATCGAGGTCCGCTCCGGGTTCGGCTGCTACATCTGCGGCGAGGAGACGGCGCTGATCGAGTCCATCGAAGGCAAACGGGGCTATCCCCGCTCCAAGCCGCCTTTCCCGGGGGTGGCAGGATTGTGGCAGAAGCCGACAATTGTCAACAACGTCGAGACCCTGGCGGCAATCCCGGCCATTATCACCCGAGGCGGGGAGTGGTACAAATCCCTGGGCACGGCCGACACCACCGGCACCAAGATCTACCAGATCATCGGCCATGTCCGGACGCCGCAGATCGTGGAGGTCCCGGCGGGCATCACGCTAAGAGAGCTCATCGACACCTATGGCGGCGGCATGCGGGACGGCGGGAAGTTCAAGATGTGCCAGACCGGGGGCGCCTCGGCCGGTATCGTCGGCCCCGAGGCCCTGGACGTGCCGGTTGACTTCGGCATGGCCAAGGTGGGCGGCGCTTTGGGTTCGGGAACCATGCTGGTGATGGATGAATCCGTCTGCGCCGTGGACTTCGCCCGCAGCGTGGCGGTCTTCTTCGCCCACGAGTCCTGCGGCCAGTGCACCCCCTGCCGGGAAGGGACGCGCCAGCTCCTGCAGACCCTGACCCGCATCTGGGAGGGCAAGGGGCAGCCCGGCGACCTCGATTTTTTGGAGAGGCTGGGCAAGACCATGATGGACGCCTCGTTCTGCCCCCTGGGCCAGACGGCCCCGGCGCCGCTCTTCAGCCTGCTGAAACGCTTCCGCCAGGAGTTCGAGGACCACATCGCCGGCAAGTGCACCCACGGGGTGTGTAAGATGTAA
- the fdhF gene encoding formate dehydrogenase subunit alpha, with protein MSNPTITIDGKTVEFQTGQTIIEVARSAGIYNIPTLCHFPPLQPTGSCRICVVEVEGWRTLVTACSTAATPGMVIQTESERVVAARKNIIELMLASGNHNCLICEANGKCELQALAYRYQVATPSYANPPGTTYYYEDDNSMIVRDFSKCIMCGRCVRACNERQVNLAIQIGYRGSHNKIVAKCDFPYFNSDCVFCGTCVQACPVGALLDKNAIGKGRPWELRVVRTTCPYCGVGCQIDLHVKDGQIVKATGARAIPNEGRLCVKGRFGLGFVHHPERLTAPMIKKNGKLEKASWDEALDLVAAKLQEIKEKHGPKTIGGWCSARITNEENYLFQKFMRGVVGTNNVDHCARLUHSSTVAGLAAAFGSGAMTNSIAELEDTDCILVVGSNTTENHPVIAARIKRAARYKNKTLIVIDPRRIDLVKHATIWLRQKPGTDIAVFNGLMNIIINENLHAADYIAARTENFEAFKATLAKYTPEYVEQISGIPAADLIKVARLYAQAKAAAIVYCMGITQHTVGTDNVKTMANLAMLTGNVGVLGGGVNPLRGQNNVQGACDMGGLPNVFSGYQAVTDPASRKKMEDAWGVTGLPDYVGMTMTEMLPAILKGEIKALYVVGENPVVSDPDLNHAIKELQALDFFVVQDIFLTETAQLADVVLPAVTFAEKDGTFSNTERRVARVRQAIPPLAGARQDWQIIAEISKRMGFPMNYANPEDIFEEIRQVTPSYAGITYKRLDSGGIQWPCPTEDHPGTMFLHKDKFARGLGQFFAIDHKDPVELPDPEYPLYLTTGRLLYHYHTGTMSRKARGLNEKAPECYVELSDLDASAYGITSGDQVRVRTRRGEITAKAQVSPKARPGTVFVPFHFAEAAANRLTIAALDPVAKIPEYKVCAVQIEKA; from the coding sequence ATGAGCAATCCCACAATAACGATAGACGGGAAGACCGTCGAGTTTCAAACTGGGCAGACCATCATTGAAGTTGCCCGGTCGGCGGGTATTTACAATATCCCCACGCTCTGTCATTTTCCGCCGCTCCAACCCACCGGCTCCTGCCGGATCTGTGTGGTGGAAGTGGAGGGTTGGCGGACTTTGGTAACTGCCTGTTCCACTGCGGCCACTCCCGGTATGGTGATACAGACGGAGAGTGAGCGAGTCGTTGCCGCCCGAAAGAATATCATCGAGCTGATGTTAGCTTCCGGCAATCACAACTGTCTCATCTGTGAGGCCAATGGCAAATGCGAACTCCAGGCCTTGGCCTATAGATATCAGGTAGCAACCCCGTCGTACGCCAACCCGCCCGGTACCACATATTATTACGAAGACGATAATAGCATGATCGTCCGGGATTTTTCCAAATGCATCATGTGTGGCCGCTGCGTCCGGGCCTGTAATGAACGGCAGGTAAACCTGGCCATCCAGATCGGTTACCGCGGGAGCCATAACAAGATTGTAGCCAAATGCGATTTCCCCTATTTCAACTCAGATTGTGTCTTCTGCGGTACCTGCGTCCAGGCCTGTCCGGTGGGTGCCCTGCTCGACAAAAACGCCATCGGCAAGGGCCGACCCTGGGAGCTGCGGGTCGTACGCACTACCTGCCCCTACTGCGGCGTTGGTTGTCAGATTGACCTGCATGTCAAAGACGGACAGATTGTCAAGGCCACGGGCGCTCGGGCCATCCCCAACGAAGGCCGCCTGTGCGTCAAGGGCCGCTTCGGTTTGGGGTTTGTCCACCACCCCGAACGTCTCACCGCGCCGATGATCAAAAAGAACGGCAAACTCGAAAAGGCCTCCTGGGATGAGGCCCTCGATTTGGTAGCTGCCAAACTGCAGGAGATCAAGGAAAAGCATGGCCCCAAGACCATCGGCGGCTGGTGTTCCGCCCGCATCACCAACGAGGAAAATTATCTCTTCCAGAAATTTATGCGCGGTGTCGTCGGCACTAATAATGTCGACCACTGCGCCCGTCTCTGACACAGCTCCACGGTAGCCGGTCTGGCTGCTGCCTTCGGTTCCGGAGCGATGACAAACTCTATAGCTGAATTGGAAGATACTGACTGCATTCTGGTCGTCGGGTCCAACACCACTGAAAACCATCCGGTCATCGCCGCTCGGATCAAACGGGCGGCGCGATATAAAAATAAGACGTTGATTGTCATTGATCCCCGGCGCATCGACCTGGTGAAACACGCCACCATCTGGCTGCGCCAGAAGCCGGGCACTGACATCGCCGTGTTCAACGGCCTGATGAATATCATCATTAATGAAAATTTGCATGCGGCGGATTACATCGCCGCACGAACGGAAAATTTCGAAGCCTTCAAGGCCACGTTAGCCAAATACACGCCGGAATATGTGGAGCAGATCAGCGGTATCCCCGCCGCCGATCTGATTAAAGTAGCCCGCCTCTACGCTCAGGCCAAAGCCGCTGCCATTGTCTACTGTATGGGTATTACCCAACATACCGTCGGCACCGACAACGTCAAGACCATGGCCAATCTGGCCATGCTCACCGGTAACGTCGGCGTCCTGGGGGGCGGCGTCAATCCCCTGCGGGGCCAGAACAACGTCCAGGGCGCTTGCGACATGGGCGGCCTGCCCAACGTCTTTTCCGGTTATCAGGCAGTTACCGATCCCGCCAGTCGCAAGAAGATGGAAGACGCCTGGGGAGTAACGGGATTGCCCGATTACGTCGGCATGACCATGACCGAGATGCTGCCGGCGATTCTAAAAGGGGAGATTAAAGCCTTATATGTGGTGGGGGAAAACCCGGTAGTCTCGGACCCCGATCTCAACCACGCCATCAAAGAATTGCAGGCACTGGATTTCTTCGTGGTCCAGGATATCTTCCTGACGGAAACGGCGCAGTTGGCCGACGTTGTCCTGCCAGCCGTTACCTTTGCCGAGAAAGACGGTACTTTCAGCAACACCGAACGCCGGGTGGCCCGAGTGCGGCAGGCGATACCACCGTTGGCCGGAGCCCGGCAGGATTGGCAGATCATCGCTGAGATCTCCAAACGTATGGGTTTCCCCATGAATTATGCCAATCCCGAAGACATTTTCGAGGAAATCCGCCAGGTGACCCCATCTTATGCCGGTATCACCTATAAACGTCTGGATTCCGGGGGCATCCAGTGGCCTTGTCCCACGGAAGATCATCCCGGCACCATGTTTTTGCATAAAGATAAATTTGCCCGCGGGTTGGGACAGTTCTTCGCCATCGACCACAAGGATCCGGTGGAATTGCCTGACCCGGAATACCCGCTCTACCTTACCACCGGCCGCCTCTTGTACCATTATCACACCGGCACCATGAGCAGAAAAGCCCGAGGATTGAATGAAAAGGCGCCTGAATGTTACGTGGAGCTCTCCGATCTGGACGCCAGCGCCTATGGTATAACTTCCGGCGACCAGGTGCGGGTCAGAACCCGGCGGGGGGAGATTACTGCAAAAGCTCAGGTTTCACCCAAGGCCAGGCCCGGCACTGTGTTTGTGCCGTTCCACTTCGCCGAGGCGGCTGCCAACCGCTTGACCATCGCCGCTTTGGACCCGGTGGCCAAGATTCCCGAATACAAGGTCTGCGCCGTGCAGATCGAGAAAGCTTAA
- a CDS encoding ABC transporter ATP-binding protein: MFQIEDLWVSIEGKEVLKGINLKVEPGETHALFGKNGSGKTTLLMTIMGFSHYKVGQGRILFQGQDITALPTYERAKLGIGMAFQRPPTIRGVKTKDIFRVCAGGRISVEALAFEYGFESFMDREINYGFSGGEIKKSELLQLVAQDPKLVLLDEPESGVDLENLQLIGQIIRRLLEKDLRRVDRTKSGLIITHTGHILTYLNADVGHVMADGQVACQGHPMDILDHVKKSGYEECVRCLCPQF, from the coding sequence ATGTTTCAGATTGAAGACCTATGGGTGAGCATTGAAGGCAAAGAGGTGTTAAAAGGCATCAACCTGAAGGTTGAACCGGGTGAAACGCATGCCCTCTTTGGGAAGAATGGCTCTGGTAAGACCACGTTGTTGATGACTATTATGGGTTTTTCTCACTACAAGGTAGGTCAGGGTCGGATTCTCTTTCAAGGGCAGGACATTACGGCACTGCCGACCTATGAACGGGCAAAGTTGGGTATAGGTATGGCGTTCCAGCGTCCCCCGACCATCCGAGGGGTCAAGACCAAGGATATCTTTCGGGTTTGCGCCGGTGGCCGCATCTCGGTGGAGGCATTAGCCTTCGAATATGGTTTTGAAAGCTTTATGGATCGGGAGATCAACTATGGTTTTTCCGGGGGCGAGATCAAAAAATCCGAATTGTTGCAATTGGTGGCGCAAGACCCCAAATTGGTCTTGTTAGACGAACCAGAATCCGGGGTTGATCTGGAAAATTTGCAGCTTATCGGTCAGATCATCCGGCGTCTACTGGAAAAAGACCTGCGTCGGGTGGATCGCACCAAATCCGGCCTGATTATTACTCATACCGGCCATATCTTGACGTATCTGAATGCCGACGTCGGCCACGTTATGGCTGATGGCCAAGTCGCCTGCCAGGGTCACCCTATGGATATCTTGGATCACGTGAAAAAATCGGGCTATGAGGAGTGTGTACGATGTCTTTGTCCCCAGTTTTAA
- a CDS encoding SufB/SufD family protein — MSLSPVLKETAAKSRDKKASFGQDLDLSQFKRQTKEWSYDPGYQSFDDQEREHLLRAGIELTDVDHAGTFLQADRSIMHCKTSQPGLEILPIKDALQKYDGLKEYYWQLVAVDADKYTAAAELALDNGYFIRALPGARISQPVEACLYIRTEGAAQHVHNIVVAEPGSHLHIITGCTTHPGVTSGLHLGISEFFVKKGAHLTFTMVHNWAENIHVRPRSAIIVEEGGVYISNYIVLKPVKSVQMYPTARLIGEGAVARMNSVVVGHPGTELDLGGRVFLEAPNTKAEVIARTVTTGGTVISRGHLIGKVPQVKAHLECRGLILAPKGIIYAVPELTGEVAGVEMSHEAAVGRIAQEEIEYLMARGLTEEEAASTIVRGFLNVEIEGLPQALRDDIERTIQETEKGL, encoded by the coding sequence ATGTCTTTGTCCCCAGTTTTAAAAGAGACCGCAGCAAAAAGCCGGGATAAGAAAGCTTCTTTCGGTCAGGACCTGGATCTCAGCCAGTTCAAGCGCCAGACCAAGGAATGGTCCTATGATCCCGGTTATCAGAGTTTCGATGATCAGGAGAGAGAACACCTTTTAAGGGCGGGTATTGAACTGACAGACGTCGATCATGCCGGAACGTTTCTGCAAGCCGATCGTTCTATCATGCACTGTAAAACCAGCCAGCCGGGTTTGGAAATTCTTCCCATCAAAGACGCATTGCAGAAATATGACGGCCTGAAAGAATACTACTGGCAGTTGGTGGCCGTTGATGCCGATAAATACACTGCCGCGGCCGAATTGGCTTTGGACAACGGTTATTTTATCCGGGCGCTGCCGGGAGCCCGCATCAGCCAACCCGTAGAGGCCTGTTTGTATATCCGGACGGAGGGTGCAGCTCAACACGTTCATAACATTGTGGTAGCTGAGCCCGGATCGCACCTCCATATCATCACCGGCTGCACTACTCATCCAGGGGTGACTTCCGGTCTGCACCTGGGCATTTCGGAATTTTTTGTCAAAAAAGGGGCACATTTGACATTTACCATGGTCCATAATTGGGCCGAAAACATCCATGTGCGGCCGCGCTCTGCCATTATAGTGGAAGAGGGTGGAGTATATATTTCGAACTATATCGTGCTCAAACCGGTGAAATCGGTTCAGATGTACCCCACTGCCCGACTCATAGGGGAAGGCGCCGTGGCGCGGATGAATTCGGTAGTAGTGGGCCATCCCGGTACGGAATTGGATCTGGGCGGGCGGGTCTTTTTAGAGGCCCCCAATACCAAAGCCGAAGTTATTGCCCGGACGGTAACCACCGGGGGTACGGTCATTTCTCGTGGGCATCTCATCGGCAAGGTTCCTCAGGTCAAGGCGCATCTGGAATGTCGGGGATTGATCCTGGCCCCCAAAGGCATTATCTATGCCGTCCCGGAATTGACCGGGGAGGTGGCCGGGGTAGAGATGTCACATGAGGCCGCTGTTGGCCGTATTGCCCAGGAGGAGATCGAATATCTTATGGCCCGCGGTCTGACCGAAGAAGAAGCCGCTTCAACCATTGTGCGGGGGTTTCTCAACGTGGAGATCGAGGGTTTGCCGCAGGCGTTAAGGGACGATATCGAACGCACCATCCAGGAGACGGAGAAGGGATTGTAG
- a CDS encoding MerR family transcriptional regulator, with amino-acid sequence MRRGTYQRKRLTDDKLYLINEVSRIVNLSQKRIREYEKEGFIKPIRESSTNNRLYSEFDIAQIQRLNTLIHESGFTVAGLKSLLVLAPCWNIFDCQVKEQCAAYQLPWRPCYEVREYRETACNGPCERCAVFLNRNIPKEKVLVQHPFEP; translated from the coding sequence ATGCGTCGGGGAACATATCAGCGCAAACGCTTAACGGATGACAAGCTCTACCTCATCAACGAGGTTTCACGCATAGTAAATCTTTCTCAAAAGCGCATCCGGGAATACGAAAAAGAGGGATTTATTAAACCCATCCGGGAAAGCAGCACCAATAACCGCCTCTACTCCGAATTTGACATCGCCCAGATCCAGCGGCTCAACACTCTCATCCACGAGAGCGGTTTCACCGTGGCCGGTCTGAAAAGCCTGTTAGTCTTGGCACCCTGCTGGAATATCTTTGATTGTCAGGTAAAAGAACAGTGTGCCGCCTACCAGCTCCCCTGGCGACCATGCTACGAAGTGCGGGAATATCGCGAAACAGCCTGTAATGGTCCGTGTGAACGCTGTGCCGTATTCCTTAACCGCAACATTCCCAAGGAAAAAGTCTTGGTGCAACACCCCTTCGAACCGTGA